The Chamaesiphon minutus PCC 6605 DNA window CCGATGACGATCGCAAACTCGATCGATTTATCGAAAAGTTATCGCAGATTAATAGATCTCAAAACAATCGCTCGTCATGAATAAAAACCAACCTCTATCCCCTATCCCCTAACTAAAGATGATTTGGTTTAATGTACTGGGAGCGATCGCGATCGGGTGCGGCATCTTATTTAAGAATACTGGTTTGACAGTAGCAGGTTGCGCGATCTCGTTTGGATTGTCAGTACCGATTATTTATCGTGGAATTCGTCCTAAAATTCCAAGAACTCTATCGTCAAGGCAGCAATTGCAAATAGTAACGACAATTACCATGTTAGTTGTCATCATCAATCTACTCAAATTTGGTGGTTTTTTTACATATATTGGCAATCTTTCGGCGGGGACAGATTGGAGTGCAGTGGGTGCTTTAGGATTGTGGGGTGGGGCGATCGGACAGACGATCGTTGCAACTATTGCCGCATTGGTATCGTGGCGACAATATATAGTGTCTCGCGATTTGACGCTCGAACAAAATCGACTCAATCACCAACAAAATGTTATTACGCAACAACAAACGATCGATAATTACTTTCAAGGAATTTGCGATTTGGTGCTCGATGATAATGGCTTTTTGGAAGATTGGCCGCAAGAAAGAGCTTTTGCAGTGGGTCGAACTGCGGCATTATTAGGTAGTGTCAATGCGGAAGGTAAAGCACGAGTACTACGCTTTCTTTCCCGCTCTAAATTGCTAACGCCACTCGAACGCGATCTCAGGTTAGGTCGGGTGGTGCTTAATGGCGATGGACGCTATGATGAAGATCGGATTGCTGGCGTCCGCGTCATTAATTTGGGGGTAATTTTAGCAGGTACCGATCTATCAAAAACCGATTTACCCTGGACGGATCTCAGCGATGCAAATTTAATTCGGACTAATTTAAGTGGGTGCGTTTTATTTAAAGCTAATTTAGCCAGAGCGATTTTGTATCAAGCTAAATTAACTAATGCTGATATTTTTGGGGCGCGCTTTTTTTATGGCGATCTCGAATCTGCTACTCCCCGCGCGCGCGATCGAACCCCCGATTATATTACAGGCGAATTTAGCGGTGCAGTTGTCGAAGATGTCGATTTTACCAATGTGCGCCGGATGTCTGAAGAACAACGTTATTACTGTTGTGCTTGGTGCGGCGAAGCCTCTCGTAGAACTATCCCTGGCGGCTGCAAA harbors:
- a CDS encoding pentapeptide repeat-containing protein produces the protein MIWFNVLGAIAIGCGILFKNTGLTVAGCAISFGLSVPIIYRGIRPKIPRTLSSRQQLQIVTTITMLVVIINLLKFGGFFTYIGNLSAGTDWSAVGALGLWGGAIGQTIVATIAALVSWRQYIVSRDLTLEQNRLNHQQNVITQQQTIDNYFQGICDLVLDDNGFLEDWPQERAFAVGRTAALLGSVNAEGKARVLRFLSRSKLLTPLERDLRLGRVVLNGDGRYDEDRIAGVRVINLGVILAGTDLSKTDLPWTDLSDANLIRTNLSGCVLFKANLARAILYQAKLTNADIFGARFFYGDLESATPRARDRTPDYITGEFSGAVVEDVDFTNVRRMSEEQRYYCCAWCGEASRRTIPGGCKGIPNRLLSIDYSSSAQAFDDDYM